From BD1-7 clade bacterium, one genomic window encodes:
- the cysE gene encoding Serine acetyltransferase: MTHPIWQTILDEARDVAECEPLLVRFLDELILAHEDLEHALTNLLAAKLNCEATSLIEIRLIVEQALQADPTIIESAYNDLKAVVERDSACDRYSLPLLYFKGYQALQAYRISHWLWSHGRQSLAQYFQHRISVVFAVDIHPGAKLGHGIMIDHATGVVIGETCVIGNNVSIMQSVTLGGTGKEQGDRHPKVGDGVLISSGAKILGNIHLGEGCKVGAGSVVLKDVPEHMTVAGVPAKVVGRPNTEQPALNMNHSLNGD; encoded by the coding sequence ATGACACATCCCATCTGGCAAACGATTCTTGATGAAGCCCGGGACGTTGCCGAATGTGAACCGCTACTGGTTCGCTTTCTGGATGAGCTGATTCTCGCGCATGAAGATCTGGAACACGCCCTGACTAACCTGCTAGCCGCCAAACTTAATTGCGAAGCGACATCGTTAATTGAAATCCGGTTAATTGTCGAACAAGCATTGCAGGCTGACCCAACAATTATTGAATCAGCCTATAACGACCTCAAAGCCGTCGTTGAGCGTGATTCAGCCTGCGACCGGTACTCGCTACCATTGCTTTACTTTAAGGGCTACCAGGCGCTGCAAGCTTACCGTATTAGCCACTGGCTCTGGTCTCATGGTCGCCAATCACTGGCGCAGTACTTCCAGCATCGTATTTCCGTCGTTTTCGCCGTCGATATACACCCTGGTGCAAAACTCGGCCACGGCATCATGATCGACCATGCGACCGGCGTCGTCATCGGCGAAACCTGCGTGATCGGCAACAATGTGTCCATCATGCAATCAGTTACACTGGGAGGAACCGGTAAAGAGCAAGGCGACCGCCATCCTAAAGTTGGCGATGGCGTGCTTATCAGCTCAGGGGCCAAAATACTGGGCAATATACATTTGGGCGAAGGCTGTAAAGTCGGAGCCGGCAGCGTCGTACTGAAAGACGTGCCCGAGCACATGACTGTCGCAGGCGTACCCGCCAAAGTGGTAGGCCGACCCAATACCGAGCAACCTGCGCTTAATATGAATCACAGCCTGAATGGCGATTGA
- the gltD gene encoding Glutamate synthase [NADPH] small chain: MAERLNNNFQFLDVGRQDPRKKSTETRKAAFVEIYEPFEQKQSAQQAHRCLACGNPYCEWKCPVHNYIPNWLKLASEGNIMEAVELSHKTNTLPEVCGRVCPQDRLCEGACTLNDGFGAVTIGNVEKYITDTALAMGWRPDMSHVVKVDKKVAIIGAGPAGLGCADVLARAGVGVVVYDKYPEIGGLLTFGIPEFKLEKSVLAKRRELFEGMGIEFRLNTEVGKDIEFQSIIDEHDAVFLGMGTYNYMKGGFPGEDLDGVYEALPYLISNVNRNLGFEQAEDDFVSLKGKRVIVLGGGDTAMDCNRTAIRQGAKSVTCAYRRDEANMPGSVREVANAKEEGVKFLFNRQPVEILGDANGVTGLKVVETALGEPDENGRRRPQVIAGSEQVLEADAVVVAFGFQPSPAPWFADFGIEVNSWKGVVAPEEQDYKFQTTNEKIFAGGDMVRGSDLVVTAIWEGREAAEGILDYLDV, encoded by the coding sequence ATGGCGGAGCGTTTAAATAACAATTTCCAATTCCTTGATGTGGGTCGTCAGGACCCGCGTAAGAAGAGCACGGAAACCCGTAAAGCGGCATTTGTAGAAATCTACGAACCGTTTGAGCAAAAACAATCAGCACAGCAGGCACATCGGTGTCTGGCCTGCGGTAACCCCTATTGTGAGTGGAAGTGTCCGGTACACAACTACATCCCTAACTGGCTGAAACTGGCCAGTGAAGGCAATATCATGGAAGCGGTAGAGCTGAGCCACAAAACCAATACGCTACCCGAAGTGTGTGGTCGTGTTTGCCCTCAAGATCGCTTGTGTGAAGGTGCGTGTACACTCAATGATGGTTTTGGTGCAGTTACCATTGGTAATGTCGAAAAGTACATTACGGATACGGCGCTAGCGATGGGCTGGCGTCCGGATATGTCACACGTCGTCAAGGTTGATAAAAAAGTCGCGATTATTGGTGCTGGCCCTGCCGGACTGGGTTGTGCAGATGTTTTGGCGCGTGCAGGTGTTGGTGTTGTGGTCTACGACAAATACCCTGAAATTGGCGGACTGTTAACCTTTGGTATTCCTGAATTCAAGCTCGAAAAATCGGTGCTGGCGAAGCGCCGTGAGCTATTTGAAGGCATGGGCATCGAGTTTCGTTTGAATACGGAAGTCGGCAAAGATATCGAATTCCAAAGCATTATTGATGAGCACGATGCTGTCTTTTTGGGTATGGGTACATACAACTACATGAAAGGCGGCTTCCCAGGTGAAGATCTTGATGGCGTCTATGAGGCGTTGCCGTATTTGATCTCGAATGTGAATCGCAACCTTGGATTCGAACAAGCCGAAGACGATTTTGTCAGCTTGAAGGGTAAACGTGTCATCGTTCTTGGTGGTGGTGATACCGCGATGGATTGTAATCGTACGGCTATCCGTCAGGGCGCTAAATCAGTAACCTGTGCTTACCGTCGTGACGAAGCTAACATGCCTGGTTCGGTGCGTGAAGTTGCCAACGCCAAAGAAGAGGGCGTGAAGTTCTTGTTCAATCGTCAGCCAGTCGAAATTCTGGGTGATGCGAATGGCGTAACCGGTCTTAAGGTTGTTGAGACTGCGCTGGGTGAGCCGGATGAAAATGGCCGTCGTCGTCCACAAGTCATTGCTGGCAGTGAGCAAGTACTTGAAGCCGATGCTGTTGTTGTTGCGTTTGGTTTTCAGCCCAGCCCAGCGCCTTGGTTTGCGGACTTTGGTATCGAGGTGAATAGCTGGAAAGGTGTTGTGGCTCCTGAAGAACAGGATTACAAGTTCCAGACCACCAATGAGAAGATCTTTGCCGGTGGTGACATGGTTCGCGGTTCAGACCTGGTGGTTACTGCCATCTGGGAGGGACGTGAAGCGGCAGAGGGTATCCTGGATTACCTCGACGTTTAA
- the gltB_1 gene encoding Glutamate synthase [NADPH] large chain translates to MQAGLYSPGDFRDNCGFGLIAHLKGVASHELLLTAIESLTCMTHRGGIAADGKTGDGCGLLIKKPDSFFRTIDAEQFGSTLQDRYSVAMIFLSPDDADAQAARAAVNAELEAQGLSVVGWRVVPTDASVCGEIALESLPQFEQVFINANGKSEAEFSNALFIARRMAEKALADDANFYIASMQQDVVSYKGLVMPVDLPKFYLDLADERLETAICVFHQRFSTNTLPRWPLAQPFRLLAHNGEINTIMGNRNWADARANKFETATLPNIRDLQPLVNRTGSDSSSMDNMLEVLLAGGMDLFRAARMMVPPAWQNIQTMDADLKAFYEYNSMHMEPWDGPAGIVLTDGHKAVCMLDRNGLRPARYVVTKNDFIVCASEVGTYSYEPEDVISKGRVGPGQMLAVDTDSGEILLTDDINEKLKGAQPYKKWLKNXAVRIEADLEGDAIQEAISSDELDAYMKMYQVSFEERDQVMRPLAESGQEAVGSMGDDTPMAVLSKHKRSIYDYFRQQFAQVTNPPIDPLREAIVMSLETCVGAEMNVFEETEQHAHRAILSSPVLSKSKLDQILGLNDDAFKAITLDLHYSPESSNLDEAVQALCVVAETAVREGNVLLVLSDKAIQQGKIPVPALMATGAVHHHLIKVGLRSDANIIVETATARDSHQMAVLIGFGATAIYPYLGYAVLNDLVVTGELLGEPIEIFRNYRKGLNKGLLKILSKMGISTIASYRGAQLFEAVGLATPVVELCFRGVQSRIEGTDFSDIENDQKALAGAAWKKRQGIAQGGLLKYVHGAEYHAYNPDVVKALQDAVQTGDFAAYKRYAELVNNRPVAALRDLMALKDDTTSIDLADVEPIEAILKRFDSAGMSLGALSPEAHEALATAMNRLGARSNSGEGGEDPARFGTERVSRIKQIASGRFGVTPHYLVNADVLQIKVAQGAKPGEGGQLPGGKVNTLIARLRHSVPGVTLISPPPHHDIYSIEDLAQLIFDLKQVNPKAQVSVKLVSEPGVGTIAAGVAKAYADLITISGYDGGTAASPLTSIRHAGSPWELGLSEAHQALRANGLRQKVRVQADGGMKTGLDVIKAAILGAESFGFGTAPMVALGCKYLRICHLNNCATGVATQNEKLRDDHYIGTVEMVMNFFKFVAEETRELLARLGVASLQDLIGRVDLLDVLEGTTDKQKKLDLSPMLFNDHIAADAPLFCEVESNXPFDKGELAERMVAETLAAVENKTGGEFSFDVTNCDRSIGARLSGEIALRHGNHGMDDSPVTLKLQGTAGQSFGVWNAGGLHMELEGDANDYVGKGMSGGKLVIYPPRVSEFASNEASIIGNTCLYGATSGKLFASGCAGERFGVRNSGAEAVIEGAGDHCCEYMTGGVITVLGDTGYNFGAGMTGGFAYVLDLDRTFSDKFNAELVEITRITTEATGPYRNHLQAMIAEFVEATQSEWGAKLLEEFDDFVNKFWLVKPKAASLEILMANLNKAA, encoded by the coding sequence ATGCAAGCAGGCCTATATAGCCCTGGAGATTTTAGAGACAATTGCGGATTTGGTTTGATCGCGCATTTGAAGGGTGTTGCCAGCCATGAGTTGCTGTTAACTGCAATTGAATCTCTGACCTGTATGACTCACCGCGGTGGTATTGCTGCTGATGGCAAAACCGGTGATGGTTGTGGTCTCCTGATCAAAAAGCCAGATTCCTTCTTCCGTACAATTGATGCTGAGCAGTTTGGAAGCACTTTGCAAGATCGTTATTCGGTAGCCATGATTTTCCTGAGCCCGGATGACGCTGACGCACAGGCAGCCAGAGCGGCGGTTAATGCCGAGCTGGAAGCGCAGGGTCTGTCGGTTGTCGGTTGGCGTGTTGTACCCACAGACGCTTCTGTTTGTGGCGAAATTGCACTCGAAAGCTTGCCACAGTTTGAGCAGGTATTCATTAACGCCAACGGTAAATCAGAAGCAGAATTCAGTAATGCGCTGTTCATCGCGCGTCGAATGGCTGAAAAAGCACTGGCTGACGATGCAAATTTTTATATTGCCAGCATGCAGCAAGATGTCGTCTCGTATAAAGGTTTGGTGATGCCGGTAGATTTACCGAAATTCTACCTTGACCTTGCAGACGAACGTTTGGAAACGGCCATTTGTGTATTCCACCAACGTTTCTCAACTAATACGTTACCACGCTGGCCGCTAGCACAACCATTCCGCCTGTTGGCGCATAATGGTGAAATCAACACCATTATGGGTAACCGTAACTGGGCTGATGCACGTGCCAACAAATTTGAAACGGCGACGTTGCCCAATATCAGAGATTTACAGCCGCTGGTTAATCGCACCGGATCCGATTCATCATCGATGGATAACATGTTGGAAGTTCTCCTGGCTGGCGGTATGGATCTATTCCGTGCAGCACGCATGATGGTGCCGCCTGCATGGCAGAATATTCAAACCATGGATGCTGATTTGAAAGCATTCTACGAATACAACTCCATGCATATGGAGCCGTGGGATGGCCCTGCCGGTATCGTATTAACCGACGGCCACAAAGCTGTATGTATGTTGGATCGTAACGGATTGCGCCCTGCACGTTATGTGGTTACTAAGAATGATTTCATCGTTTGTGCATCGGAAGTCGGAACGTATTCGTACGAGCCAGAAGATGTAATCAGCAAAGGGCGTGTTGGTCCAGGCCAGATGCTAGCGGTCGACACCGATTCGGGTGAGATCCTGCTGACAGACGACATCAACGAAAAACTGAAAGGCGCTCAGCCATACAAAAAATGGCTCAAGAACANCGCCGTTCGTATTGAAGCAGATTTGGAAGGTGACGCGATTCAAGAGGCTATCAGCTCGGATGAGCTAGATGCCTACATGAAAATGTATCAAGTCTCATTTGAAGAGCGTGATCAAGTGATGCGCCCGCTGGCTGAGTCCGGTCAAGAAGCCGTCGGCTCCATGGGCGATGATACGCCGATGGCGGTGTTGTCTAAGCATAAGCGCTCTATCTATGACTATTTCCGTCAGCAGTTTGCTCAGGTTACTAACCCGCCAATCGATCCGCTGCGTGAAGCGATCGTTATGTCGCTGGAGACATGTGTCGGTGCTGAGATGAATGTGTTCGAAGAAACCGAACAGCATGCGCATCGCGCCATTTTGAGCTCCCCGGTTTTGTCGAAGTCAAAACTTGACCAAATTCTTGGTCTCAATGACGATGCCTTTAAAGCGATTACATTGGATCTGCATTACAGCCCGGAATCATCAAATTTGGATGAGGCTGTTCAAGCCTTGTGCGTGGTTGCTGAAACTGCGGTACGTGAAGGCAATGTATTGTTGGTGTTGTCTGATAAAGCTATTCAGCAAGGCAAAATTCCAGTACCTGCGTTGATGGCAACCGGTGCGGTTCATCATCACCTGATTAAGGTCGGCCTGCGTTCGGATGCCAACATTATTGTTGAAACCGCAACGGCTCGTGACTCTCATCAGATGGCTGTTTTGATCGGCTTTGGTGCAACGGCTATTTACCCTTATCTGGGTTATGCCGTTCTGAACGATTTGGTTGTTACCGGCGAATTGTTGGGTGAGCCGATAGAAATCTTCCGCAACTACCGTAAAGGTCTGAACAAAGGCTTGCTGAAAATCCTGTCGAAGATGGGGATTTCAACCATCGCTAGCTATCGCGGTGCGCAGTTGTTTGAAGCCGTCGGTCTTGCGACACCAGTGGTTGAGCTGTGTTTCCGTGGAGTGCAAAGCCGCATCGAAGGTACAGACTTCAGCGATATCGAAAATGATCAAAAAGCGTTGGCCGGTGCCGCGTGGAAAAAGCGCCAGGGTATTGCTCAAGGTGGCTTACTCAAATATGTGCACGGTGCCGAGTACCATGCTTACAACCCCGATGTTGTTAAAGCCTTGCAAGATGCTGTTCAAACCGGTGACTTTGCTGCCTACAAACGTTACGCAGAGCTGGTGAACAACCGTCCGGTTGCTGCATTGCGTGACTTAATGGCACTGAAAGACGACACAACATCCATCGATTTGGCCGACGTTGAACCTATCGAAGCTATTCTGAAGCGCTTTGATTCGGCAGGCATGTCATTAGGTGCGCTGTCCCCTGAAGCACATGAAGCATTAGCAACCGCGATGAACCGTTTGGGCGCGCGCTCGAACTCCGGTGAAGGCGGTGAAGATCCTGCCCGTTTCGGTACTGAGCGTGTATCGCGCATCAAGCAGATTGCATCGGGTCGTTTCGGTGTGACACCACATTACTTAGTGAATGCCGATGTTCTGCAGATCAAAGTTGCTCAAGGCGCTAAGCCCGGTGAAGGTGGTCAGCTACCGGGTGGTAAGGTCAACACGTTGATTGCCCGATTACGTCACTCGGTGCCTGGTGTAACTCTGATTTCACCACCACCACATCATGATATTTATTCGATCGAAGATTTGGCTCAGCTAATTTTCGATTTGAAACAAGTTAACCCGAAAGCACAGGTATCGGTCAAACTGGTATCCGAGCCCGGTGTTGGTACTATCGCTGCCGGTGTTGCCAAAGCTTATGCGGATTTGATCACCATTTCTGGTTATGACGGCGGTACAGCGGCAAGCCCGTTAACATCAATTCGCCATGCAGGATCTCCGTGGGAATTGGGCTTGAGTGAAGCACATCAAGCACTTCGTGCCAACGGGCTGCGTCAGAAAGTGCGTGTGCAGGCCGATGGTGGTATGAAAACCGGTTTGGATGTAATCAAAGCTGCCATTTTGGGTGCTGAGAGCTTCGGCTTTGGCACAGCGCCAATGGTTGCGTTGGGGTGTAAATACCTGCGTATTTGTCATTTGAATAACTGTGCGACCGGTGTTGCGACTCAAAATGAGAAGTTGCGCGATGATCATTATATTGGCACCGTCGAGATGGTGATGAACTTCTTCAAGTTTGTTGCTGAAGAAACTCGTGAGCTTCTGGCTCGTTTGGGTGTTGCGAGCCTGCAAGATTTGATTGGACGTGTTGATTTGTTAGACGTGCTGGAAGGCACTACTGACAAGCAGAAGAAACTGGACCTGTCGCCCATGTTGTTCAACGACCACATTGCTGCTGATGCGCCGTTGTTCTGCGAAGTCGAATCCAACGNCCCGTTTGATAAAGGTGAGTTAGCGGAGCGCATGGTTGCTGAGACTTTGGCGGCGGTTGAGAATAAAACCGGTGGTGAATTCAGCTTTGATGTAACCAACTGCGATCGATCTATCGGTGCACGTTTGTCTGGCGAAATTGCTCTGAGACATGGCAACCATGGCATGGACGATTCTCCAGTGACCTTGAAACTGCAAGGTACTGCCGGGCAGAGCTTCGGTGTTTGGAATGCTGGTGGTTTACACATGGAGCTGGAAGGTGATGCCAATGACTATGTCGGTAAAGGCATGTCCGGCGGTAAGCTAGTGATTTATCCACCGCGTGTGTCCGAGTTTGCATCCAACGAGGCATCGATTATTGGTAATACGTGCCTGTATGGCGCAACAAGTGGCAAACTCTTTGCTTCAGGCTGCGCAGGCGAACGTTTTGGCGTTCGTAATTCGGGCGCTGAAGCCGTTATTGAAGGCGCTGGTGATCATTGCTGTGAATACATGACCGGCGGTGTTATTACAGTTCTGGGTGATACCGGTTACAACTTCGGTGCAGGTATGACCGGCGGTTTTGCCTATGTACTGGACCTGGATCGTACGTTCTCCGATAAATTCAATGCGGAATTAGTTGAGATCACGCGTATCACTACCGAGGCAACAGGCCCGTACCGTAATCATCTGCAAGCGATGATTGCCGAGTTTGTTGAAGCGACCCAGAGCGAATGGGGCGCCAAATTACTCGAAGAGTTTGATGACTTCGTCAACAAGTTCTGGCTAGTCAAACCCAAGGCAGCCAGCCTTGAGATTTTGATGGCGAACTTGAATAAAGCGGCTTAA
- the hemE gene encoding Uroporphyrinogen decarboxylase: MSELKNDRFLRALLKQPVDCTPVWMMRQAGRYLPEYRATRNQAGDFMSLCKNAELACEVTLQPLERYPLDAAILFSDILTIPDALGLGLYFETGEGPKFRKTVRTEADLAGLKSIKAEDDLGYVMNAVSTIRRELNGRVPLIGFSGSPWTLATYMVEGGSSKDFRAAKSMAYNQPELMHQLLDLLADNVIDYLNAQIRAXAQAVQIFDTWGGALSAHAYQTFSLQYMHKIVDGLIREHDGRKVPVILFTKNGGLWLESIAATGCDGVGLDWTINIGDARARVGNQVALQGNMDPTMLYASPKAIREEVGRILGDYGTGTGHVFNLGHGITPEVDPEHAGVFINAVHELSAQYHQG, from the coding sequence ATGTCAGAATTAAAGAATGATCGTTTCCTTCGCGCCCTGTTGAAACAACCGGTTGATTGCACGCCTGTATGGATGATGCGTCAGGCTGGGCGATATTTACCTGAATACCGTGCAACGCGTAACCAGGCAGGTGACTTTATGAGCCTGTGCAAAAATGCTGAGCTGGCTTGCGAGGTGACTCTACAGCCGCTGGAACGTTATCCGTTGGATGCAGCCATTCTGTTTTCCGATATTCTGACTATTCCGGATGCATTGGGTTTGGGTTTGTACTTTGAAACCGGAGAAGGGCCAAAATTTAGAAAAACCGTGCGCACTGAAGCTGATCTGGCAGGGTTGAAATCAATTAAAGCCGAAGATGACCTCGGCTACGTGATGAATGCCGTCTCAACAATTCGCCGTGAATTGAATGGCCGTGTACCTCTCATTGGTTTTTCAGGCAGCCCGTGGACGTTGGCAACTTATATGGTTGAAGGCGGCTCGAGTAAAGATTTTCGTGCAGCTAAATCCATGGCTTATAATCAGCCGGAATTGATGCATCAATTGTTGGATTTGTTAGCGGATAACGTTATTGACTATTTGAATGCGCAGATTCGCGCTNGTGCGCAGGCCGTACAGATATTTGATACTTGGGGTGGTGCTTTGAGTGCCCATGCCTATCAAACATTTTCGCTGCAATATATGCACAAGATTGTAGATGGTTTGATCCGTGAACATGATGGTCGCAAAGTACCGGTGATCCTGTTTACTAAAAATGGCGGTTTGTGGTTAGAGAGCATCGCAGCAACCGGTTGTGATGGTGTCGGTTTGGATTGGACGATCAATATCGGTGATGCACGTGCCCGTGTTGGTAATCAAGTTGCGCTGCAGGGCAATATGGATCCAACCATGTTGTATGCATCTCCCAAAGCGATCCGTGAAGAAGTCGGGCGCATTCTCGGTGACTACGGTACGGGTACTGGCCACGTGTTTAATCTGGGCCATGGCATTACGCCGGAAGTTGATCCTGAACATGCGGGCGTATTTATCAATGCTGTTCATGAGCTGTCAGCGCAGTATCACCAAGGCTGA
- the barA_1 gene encoding Signal transduction histidine-protein kinase BarA — protein sequence MFISAGISHTVPLNASSSNKTHPFHAFTNSWVKAFLSLLQVMPRFHCGLLFLILLLALNVSAAPIITIDDKTESISLVAGSDIASANEFGQLSATDIGRHHTNAFSPVDLSNNAALDDFGQHLWLRFALRNTTDRKRIFWLIPNRQEASAVNGYLWQNNQAIALRQGHIFNQQYIKITVPPNASEIFFLQLRRENHQALDLLLKTPGYYLTQEIIGANLFGLALGMLLMVMISSLFMALYFNSHIFTYLGVYAFCCVIGQFSATNLFTFWWPAIKGHIDIGILTIAYLANASLLLLVRDYLAQLGTVFQQSRILNVALIINIIGYLVTLFLWENYTPIIWIPIIITIALIVREFYXAWSLLGNRISLAICLVQLACLSIFISYAFTADSVHKLHQLFTPDVALAISLHACLLMALMLVHYKSFHDREEQQTSFNAVNHAKAKAQNELLGEISHDLRTPVSGILGMTDLLENEDLSPKQQQLVEAIAQAGQSLLNNVAEISDRLQLQQSDQTLQKSTFELPLLVDEAVQAYRLQAEERNIELIVNVQPDVPTLVEGDAQRLRQILQQLIKNAVIYTSQGEVIVSLIQLNRETGDLLFSVRDTGRGITQQGQRSLMQEQRANDKRSGLYLVQQHLRALHTSLDLHSKLGEGSEFSFTLRLPIVVAHDDNKNNTAGPDSWLTNKRLLVVDDNHTCCKVIKQQASSWGMLATAAFDANEAMAMFRAKKNLGEPFDAVVVDYDMPHASGLEVAEKMLKESEKPPVIIMLTGLSIMPPEHITKQAGIQAVLNKPASQKLVRLTLSNLFAMHSGEAPAATKKPPIHLKVLIAEDNDVSRRVISKMMQTLNVQHKMVSDGQLAVDAIKKEHFDLVLMDCEMPVMNGFDATLEIRQWQKSREQTPTAIVALSAHILDEYKRRCREVGMDDFLEKPIKLADLETLLRSYEDGKVLQ from the coding sequence ATGTTTATTTCCGCAGGGATATCGCATACCGTGCCATTGAACGCGAGCAGCAGCAATAAGACACACCCGTTTCACGCCTTCACCAATTCTTGGGTGAAGGCGTTTCTCTCTCTTCTCCAAGTCATGCCCCGCTTTCATTGCGGCCTGCTGTTCCTGATACTCTTGCTGGCACTGAACGTTTCGGCAGCCCCGATTATCACGATCGATGATAAAACCGAATCCATCAGCCTGGTTGCAGGCAGCGATATTGCATCAGCCAATGAGTTCGGACAGCTTTCTGCCACAGATATCGGCCGCCATCACACCAATGCATTTTCTCCCGTTGATCTGAGTAATAATGCCGCGCTCGACGATTTCGGCCAGCATTTGTGGCTTCGCTTCGCCTTGCGAAACACCACTGACCGAAAACGAATTTTCTGGCTAATCCCCAACCGTCAGGAAGCCTCCGCCGTTAACGGTTATCTTTGGCAAAATAATCAGGCTATCGCGCTTCGCCAAGGTCACATCTTCAATCAGCAATATATCAAAATCACCGTGCCGCCCAATGCATCTGAAATCTTCTTTCTGCAATTGCGACGCGAAAATCACCAAGCACTCGACCTTTTACTCAAAACACCCGGTTACTATTTAACTCAGGAAATCATCGGTGCAAACCTCTTTGGTTTAGCTTTGGGCATGTTATTGATGGTAATGATCAGCAGTCTATTTATGGCCTTATATTTTAACTCCCATATTTTTACCTATTTGGGTGTTTATGCTTTCTGCTGCGTCATTGGGCAGTTTTCTGCGACCAATCTGTTTACTTTTTGGTGGCCGGCAATCAAAGGCCATATCGACATTGGCATACTAACCATTGCGTACTTAGCCAATGCATCCCTGTTATTATTGGTACGTGACTATCTGGCACAGCTCGGAACCGTATTTCAACAGAGCCGGATTCTGAATGTCGCCCTAATCATTAACATCATCGGCTATCTAGTCACTCTGTTTCTTTGGGAGAATTACACTCCAATTATCTGGATTCCGATCATCATTACAATTGCCTTAATCGTGCGAGAATTTTACNGAGCATGGTCGCTGCTGGGTAATCGTATTTCGTTAGCCATCTGCCTGGTTCAACTGGCATGCTTGAGTATCTTTATCAGCTACGCATTTACCGCCGATTCCGTACACAAACTTCATCAACTGTTCACCCCCGATGTCGCCTTGGCTATCAGCCTCCATGCCTGCCTTTTGATGGCTCTGATGCTGGTACACTACAAAAGCTTCCACGACCGAGAAGAACAGCAAACGTCATTTAATGCCGTCAACCATGCCAAAGCCAAGGCGCAAAATGAACTGCTCGGCGAGATCAGTCACGATTTACGCACCCCGGTTTCGGGCATTCTCGGCATGACCGATCTGTTGGAAAACGAAGACCTTAGCCCGAAACAACAGCAGCTGGTCGAGGCCATCGCGCAGGCGGGTCAAAGCCTGTTGAATAACGTCGCAGAAATCAGTGATCGATTGCAGCTTCAGCAAAGCGATCAGACCCTACAAAAATCCACCTTTGAGCTACCACTACTTGTGGATGAAGCGGTACAAGCCTATCGGCTGCAAGCGGAGGAGCGGAACATTGAGTTAATTGTGAATGTGCAGCCTGACGTGCCCACACTCGTCGAAGGTGATGCCCAACGTCTGCGGCAGATCCTGCAGCAACTCATTAAAAATGCCGTTATCTACACATCGCAAGGCGAAGTGATTGTTAGCCTTATCCAACTCAATCGCGAAACAGGCGACCTATTGTTCAGCGTACGAGATACCGGGCGCGGCATTACACAGCAAGGTCAGCGCAGCCTAATGCAAGAACAACGCGCGAACGACAAACGTTCGGGTTTGTATTTGGTTCAACAGCATTTACGCGCGCTGCATACCTCACTCGATCTGCACAGCAAACTTGGCGAGGGCAGTGAGTTTAGCTTTACCTTACGTCTGCCAATCGTTGTCGCTCATGATGACAACAAAAACAACACTGCCGGGCCGGATAGCTGGCTAACTAACAAACGTTTACTCGTGGTGGATGACAATCACACCTGCTGTAAAGTCATCAAACAACAGGCATCCAGCTGGGGCATGCTGGCGACCGCAGCATTTGACGCCAATGAAGCGATGGCAATGTTCCGCGCCAAGAAAAATCTTGGCGAGCCGTTTGACGCCGTTGTCGTCGATTACGATATGCCCCATGCATCTGGCCTTGAAGTGGCTGAAAAAATGCTGAAGGAGTCGGAGAAACCGCCGGTCATTATCATGCTTACCGGCCTTAGCATCATGCCGCCAGAACACATCACCAAACAAGCCGGCATACAAGCTGTGCTCAACAAGCCCGCCTCACAAAAACTGGTTCGACTGACCTTGAGTAACCTATTTGCTATGCACAGTGGCGAAGCCCCAGCAGCGACCAAAAAACCCCCGATTCACCTGAAAGTACTGATCGCTGAAGACAATGACGTCAGCCGTCGAGTCATCAGTAAAATGATGCAGACATTAAATGTTCAGCACAAAATGGTGTCCGACGGTCAACTTGCCGTTGATGCGATAAAAAAGGAGCACTTTGATCTTGTATTGATGGATTGCGAGATGCCCGTTATGAATGGCTTTGACGCCACACTGGAGATTCGTCAGTGGCAAAAATCGCGCGAGCAAACACCAACAGCGATTGTTGCGCTATCCGCGCATATTCTTGATGAGTACAAACGTCGTTGCCGAGAAGTCGGCATGGATGACTTTCTTGAAAAACCCATCAAGCTAGCCGATCTCGAAACACTGCTGCGCAGCTATGAAGATGGAAAGGTATTGCAATAA
- a CDS encoding Uncharacterised protein (UPF0719 inner membrane protein YjfL): MFEQMTMYFAALPAFLSYFAIGGIIMLLCISIYNLLTPIDEWELIKKGDTAAAIAFSGSLLGFMIPLASAIHSAQTAIECALWGAIAVIIQLIVFVSVRLFIPSLAEQIQRGEMSAGIILASISLSVGMLNAASMTF, from the coding sequence ATGTTTGAACAGATGACTATGTACTTTGCGGCATTGCCAGCGTTTCTATCCTACTTTGCCATTGGTGGTATTATCATGCTGCTGTGCATCTCCATCTACAATTTGTTAACCCCGATAGATGAGTGGGAGTTAATTAAAAAAGGCGATACTGCTGCAGCCATCGCGTTTTCGGGAAGTTTGCTCGGGTTCATGATTCCATTGGCATCAGCGATTCATTCAGCTCAGACGGCAATTGAATGTGCATTGTGGGGAGCAATCGCCGTTATCATTCAGTTAATTGTGTTTGTCTCTGTGCGTCTGTTTATTCCATCGTTGGCTGAACAAATTCAGCGGGGTGAAATGTCTGCGGGTATTATCCTTGCTTCGATTTCTTTGAGCGTCGGCATGTTAAATGCCGCGTCGATGACATTTTAA